Part of the Alosa alosa isolate M-15738 ecotype Scorff River chromosome 18, AALO_Geno_1.1, whole genome shotgun sequence genome is shown below.
TCCCGGTTCCCCATGACTGCATCCATCCTCGACATAATGGTCATCACAGTACATTCCAGTTGAACAACCTGTCTGACCAACCTAGTATAGAAGAGTGACATATAGAATACCTATGATATATTACATATACCTTACAAGTTCACAGGCCATAATTTAAATGACAAGCAAAGTGTCCTGTACATGAAATAAAGCTACTGTGAGCATTTTGGGCTCATGTATATAATTAGCAAGTAGCCTTTGCCTAGTTTTTAAATAAGATTTAGTAAGACTTTTGACTTGCCtgtcatttaaattagggcccataTGTTAGATGCATATCTTTCTAGAAAATACCACATTTAACATTTTGGGAAAAACAAAGCAATTAACATGAGACCATGGCTAACATTTGATATGGTATTGTCAGCTAGTTGCGAGCTCATTAGAGAGGGGACTGTCCATATCTTTGGTGCTTTGGTAGCTtcaatgtatatatgtatatttatatatatagatataaatgtTGTGAGCTGTTCATACATTTGAAAGTCTTCTTGAGAAACAGCTGAACTGCGGTGTTCAGCATTCTTATGAGGGCTGTTGTTGGTACTCAAGTTTTCCCCAAGGTTGTTAAGCTCTTCACTCAGTGCATCCTAAGACAAACAACAATACAAtggatttaaataaatatacaatTAATACATATCTGTTTGAAACATATTACCTATGGCAAACATCAAAGTTTTCTATAATAGAATGGAGCACTCAGTATATTTATCATGCAAACCCACCCTCTTCTCTTCCAGTTCACGCTTCATCCTCTCTTGTTCATCTTTGTCTAAAATATTGTTTCCATCTTTGTCAAACCTTGCAAAAGCTGCTGAAATCTCATTGTCTGCATGACCCATCCTGAGCAAGGAACACAGGAGTTTGACTCAGAAACTCACAACAGAACAAAAGTAGCATTTGAGGAATACTATAACATAATTAGAAATGTGTTAGGTGACTTACTCCTTCAGGGTCTCTCTGAAATCTTTAAACTCCAGTTCCTCAGATCCAGACCGCAGGGCCTTTTGAACATCAGAGATTCTCTCCTTCTTGAGTTTCAGCTTCATGAATGTCTTCTCGTAGCTCTGAAATTGCATGTATACGTCAATATGAGTGATTTGATTAAACACTGAGCCATGATATTGACATTACTAAAGACTCAGACCAGGGCCACTGCATGGAGAGTGGACGATCCATCTACATATGTCACCTGTTTAATGATGTCAGTAATCTGGAGCTCATCCTTCTGGGATGCTAACTCCTCCTTCACTTCTGAATAGGTGTCATTGATAATAGCAAGGAACATGTTCTTGGAGATGAAAGGACAGAATTGTTAATTACAGATCAGTCGTAAGGATGGTCCCTCAAAAAGATCTTATTGGAACTTATTGGAGACTTACAAGCAGCACAAAGAAGACAAAGAATACATAGGTGAAGAAATATATTGGCCCAAGGACACGGTTGGCTCTTTCAATAGCATCATAGTCAAAGTCCCCAAGAATTATTCTGAACTGAGTAAATCTGAGGACACAGTAACATAGCAAAGTCAAATtgaattgttttctttttaaatggcGTTATACATTTCTATATACACAATCATACAAGTGCAGTGATTTTGAAAGCTTTCATTTATCTGCACAGGAGCAGTAGAACcttagtcattttaatatgttaacCAATTAGTGTATCACCTTCCTTACATGCATTTATTAAATGTGCTGAAGGATTCGACCTCTGTTCCAAAAAGCAAATATCCGAGCTGGGCATAGGCGAAGAAGACAATGAAGAACATGATGGCAAAGCCCAGGATGTCCGCAGCACAGCGGGCGAGAGTGGACGAcagctgggtcatggttttgTTAAAGCTGATATACTTGAAAATCTTAAAAGTATTCAGGTAGAATAGATAATCAGTAAGTGTTTAATATGAAGTGGAGAGCTGGAAAAACTGGATAATATAAATGACAATAAGGTGCAGGTTATTACTTCAGGAATGTAATTATGTCAAATGTATTTATCTACCTTGATCCAGGCAAAGAACAAATTGACAGCATTCATATTGTTGTATTGTGTTTGCCAAAATGACAAAAATTCGAAATCCGCATAAATATCAGGCTCTTCCAAAAGTTTCCCAAGTAATTTGTCCACCTTGACAGTTCGGAAAACATTGAAGACAATAGCAACAAGAGCAAGCTGTGGAGGATAGAAGCCAATTTCAGTTCAGGTAAaatttcagaattgattgtcAGATTTACTTATTTAGACTAATGTTGTGTGGGATAACATAGTGCTTTCATATTCTCACCAGGATGACCACAACATCCAGAATGTTCCAGATGCTGCTGAAGTAAGAAAGCTTGTGGATGCGGAGCTCCAGAATCTCCTCCACGATGTAGTAGAGGATGAATAGACAGAATATCATCTCACAGCCAATGATAAAGTAGTCCCAGGTATTTATGTAGCGAATTAGCTTCACTGTCCTGATCTGGTAGGATGGTATTGCCCCTCCAGTGGCTGGAAACTCGACCAGGAGTCTGTCAATAAGATGGAGATACATTAAATACTGATCTTGTCTGTGACCGTGCTGAAATATTAAATCTCAGGCACTAATAGCATGGTGTGGTACAGTACCTGAGTATAATGTTAATGAAACATCATCAATTACTACAAACTACTTCATGTTATCCTGCCTGTGGGTTGCTGAGGCTAAAACCTCAGAACCTTTTACCGTTTACTTGAGTACAAATATGCCTCAGGtcatacacacagtcatcatTCAAGCCTCATGTACCTGATGACACAGAACAGGTTAATGTTGGCATTGTATGTTGAGAAGTCGATGAAGACGGCTCTAGTTCCTCGGTTTAGCCACAGGTTGGCCTTCATTGCCTCCAAAAGCTCCTCGCTTTCTTGTTTGGTTTTGCCCAAGTCCTGGTAGTAGCCTGCCCCACTGTAGGTTGTCAGCATGCCCCAGTGATTGGAGCCTTTAATCGAATTCTCTGTGTGGTACTGCCATCTGTGAATGACATGTAGCAGGAAACATAATAGTGTTACTAGGGTTACTGTGGATTACTGTGACAAAGTCACAAGACGTATGTGTGAAGGAAGTGAACAGGTGAGAACTGGACTCACGCTGTCCCATTGATGAGGCCAAACACTTGTTCATCCTCCTTCTTATCGCTGTAGACATCAAAACAGTCGACGATTTCATTCTGGAAGTCCTTGTGGACCTTGCAGGAGTTGTTTTTCACCTTCAGCTGCCTCATGCGAGGGACGCCCAGCAGCATGTTCTCGTAGTAGATGAAAGACTGGGAGCTGTAGTTGAGCGGCTGGTCGTTGTACCATTTGGTCCAGTAAAGGCCATTCACCAATGGCCCCTGTGCATACTGATGTCATAAAAAGGAAAGACAGGTAGCGTGCTGAGAGACGGTGCATTAATGGAGTCATTGTGTCACGTTTAAAAGAGTGCTTAGGGTGGGCCATAACGACAACCTCAATCTCACTGATATTTGTTTGATCAATGGACTTTATTAAACACAACTGTTTGCAGAGCACATAGGTGGATGTGCAGTTTCCATGCTCTTTGAGTAAGAGCTCAAGTTGTGTTTGAAGGTAGttatggatgtttttttttttttagattatgTCAGTTTTTTGGTGATGTGCCCTTATCTTACCGTCCAGAAATCTGCCATGCTGCCAATGGACTGAAACGTCACCCCACTGTCACCCGCAGTGTTGACAAATAAATCCGTCATGACTTTGGTGTAGTAGTAAGTGCTGGAGCTGGTCATTCCATACGTCACTGCAAGGCAAGAGAACATCACCGCTCATAAAAAATGCCGTTTGGAGCCTCTATCAAGCGTTATTCATGTCAGGTCATTCTGTGTCCAGCGATAAGGGCCTGGACAGACAGCTGAAGGACCTCTGATACAATAGGACATGTTCTGCCGTGGCCTTATAAAAGCTCTCCAGCCTGGATTAGTGGTAGTAATTTGTTTGAAGAGTGAGGAAGGGAGAACACTGGTGTATGGAAATAGCCCCCTTTTAACAATGTCAATCCAGTTGAGACAAAGCTAGAATGGCCAATCTAGGGCTCTTATCAGTGAAAGGCAGCAGAGTAGAATGGGTATTCCTTTCAAGCTTAATGTCCTGCTAGACAATGACATGGCATTTTAGCACGGAGGGTGGGATTATGCATTTCATAATAGGCACCACAACAGACACAAGACACTGATAATAGCTAGTCAAATCAGTCAAAAGAAAATAGGATGTATCCTCTTCACAAGGACATTTCTATTGAGACTTATCAATTAAAGTTTAACTCCCAGATcccactcccctcctccccaccaGTGGATTTCCCACATGCATACTTACATAAGCATATATCCACGAGGAAAACAATGTAGACAAGTAATTCTCTCAAAGTTGTTTTTACGTAGAGTTCACGATTCCCTTTTGTGTCCTCCGTCAATGTAGTCCCCCAAATACCTGACAAATGTAGTGAATGAAGAACAGTGTAAATGAAGATACACACATTTGACAATGTCTGCAATATACATACAGTGACACTGACCATTGGAGTATTGCTTTGATTCATTGTGTCAGTGTTGTTACAGAAAAAATGCATGTATAGGTCAATCACCCAAAGGCTGCGGGgggaatgtgtttttttgtaaaaCCAGAATTACCAGCTATCAGTTATTAGTCAGTGCAAACAAATATCAATACTTCAAACACAATACATTGGATATTTCACAATGTGCTCCTGTCGCTTGGCACATATCCAGCAAAATACAGACATAAATGCTTATTTGATTTCTGCGCACTTTAAAGCAATTTGGGCAACTATTACATGTAAAACAAGTGAAAAAACATCCTTAGGATATACATAAGACATACTGAGCTTCACTAGATGGCAACAATACATCAACTGTCACTTGATCAGATAATACTGTATTTTGGGGTTATTTGATATTATTGCCATGTACACAAAGAGTCTGAGTACATCCAAATGAACATAGAATAATGCTGTATTAACAATAAAACAATTACACACAAGAAGTTTAGCCCAACGGCCCTTACCTTTTATTCCCCTCCACAGACAGGAGCAGCAGCCAGAGTTCTTCTTGCTCTTGGCCGGCTGATGCTGGACCTTGGCCTCGGCCGAGGGGTACGGGTTGGAGCCAGGGATGCCCAGCGTGCACATGCTGTCCATGGAGCTGTGGAAGAGGCTCTGCGGTGTGTACACGGTGCTGACCGCCCGCGGGATCGACGGGGTCGAACCACTGTAGGCCTGGTTCACCCAGCCCCCTCCACTGCCCTTCCCCAGGGTGTCCAGCTCGCACTCGGCCGGGCTGCTCAGGTGGCTCTCGGATCGGTTGTTCAGGTACTGCATGCTGGGAGATGCGGTTCCCACAGGGGCGAAGGTCAAGGGGAAGGCTGAGTGCCTGGAGGCTGTTTGACTTTGTGTGTCTGGGGAGAACAGGTGCCGCTGGGCTTTATACTGGAGGTTGAGCTAAGGGAGCACTGGGACGAGCGCATGGCCGACactgacacagagagggagggatcaGGCTCCTGTCAGAGCTGCCATAAACAAACAAGGCAGTGCTCCACTGAGGACCAAGACTCTGCTTGGCAACTGCTGATGACACAAGCTTACACTGTGATTTACATTATAGAATTCTACAGTCCTATACATCAGAAGAGTTATGGCCATCTGTCATCAACAGCTACAAAATGCTGTCATCATAATTGAGAATTTGGGGTTTATATTTTAcatgaatgtttgatttattcTTTTAGTAATAAAATGCTGCTCCACCAGATTGAAGGACCTACACAATTGTTCAGCTGTTGGTGCTGAATGCATAAATTGCGCTCATTCCATATTTCATAGTTCTTAATCCCTCGGAGTTGACAGCTATTCTTCAGTAATAATTGAAACAATGTGTTGAGCAGTAAGAGGACAGCATGGCTACAGCCTCTAACTGACAAATGTTCATTACTTGTTGATAAGCTCTTTCATATATCGGGGCTGGAGCGTTCTGATGTCCAATGCAATATATATGAGCTGAGGGCTTGTTTCATTAACAGTCATATCATTGGACCAAGACTATATTAACATATGAACAGCCACCTGTCAGAAAGCATACATTAAGAGGGCAAACAATCAACTGAGCATGAGCATCAACATGACCATCTGCATAACCTATATCATGCAAACACTCTTTGCATGCAAGCTACATGCAGCTCATCAGAACTCGCTTCAACaagcacatatacatacaaatacTTGCATATTGCTATAcaattttacaaaaaaataaattattattacattggcAACAAAATGTTTTTGCTCATTCACAAATTTCACCTATTTGTTGATGTGAAGTGGCTTGCAATTTCAAATTGAAACCTCCAACCTGACATCAGTGCCAAAATGTGATGCTATCCATTACACCAAGTCCCCCTTGTTGCGGATCAGGAGGACGTTAATGATGGGCTGGAATCAAACTTTTGTGAGTTGTCATAATGAGCGGATGGGTTATAATGGCCGTTGAGCCCGTGGGGGAGCTGCGCTGGACACTCGCCCCAGCTGTATGTACACGCCTTGGGCCCGGCTGTGTCCGCTCACGCCTGGCTGCCTCTCAATGGGCTTTTAATCACGGCCATTGCACGACAAAGCTTTTCATTTCTCTGTCCTATCAAGTGGTCTGCTGGTGGCAGGCACGCAGCAAGCACAACTTGTGCCATTTTTCTTTCGCTGATGAAAATTAGATTTTCATCAGTCTTCTCTTGACTGCACCTCCTTTTagactgatggagtgatgatGTCAGCTGACTGTTTGCAACAGTGTTTTGCTTGgctgtgtgtcatttgattgttttgttttgaatgtcGTCAAAGACAtttctgattttttcagacgaattttccatttttaaaatagataaatatattgtttatatatatatatatatatatatatatgaatatattattTTGCTAAATGCACAATATCTTTGTAAACAGTTTTTGGTTAAAACCATTTCAATTCACAAGACATTGTAATATACATACATTCAAATATCTCTGTAATAAACTATaatgtatttatctattttgatatattattacatattgTATTATTTATTGCTGAATGATAACTGATGGTCATAGTCAAACTGCATTATACCCATGGTACACACTTCAGACCAAACTGTCAAACACCGACTGTCCTGAGTAGAATGTGATGTCCTCGATACGACAAAGTAACATGGGGATTATGAGATGATGAAAACCCATTTTGATCTACTTAATTTACTTAATTATTATACTTTAGTAAATCCTTGTTGCAGACATATAGACAATATATTGCATTGTATACGGTTCTGACAAATCTCAGTTCCTCTTAAAGAAAGAATATTCTCTGAAGCAACACCTTGCACCAGAGGATGGTACTGACGTCACTTGGGCTGCTTTAAAAGTGCTGTGTACACCCATTACATCCCCTTATCTCTGCACACAGAATGCTCAGATCAAAAGCCAGAGCTTGAGGCTTTGTTTGCTGAATGAGAACCACAGTTCTCCCAACAGGTTCATGTCTGGAAGAGTATTCATGCTGTTGGTCATTGTAATAAATACATCAGAATGTTTATGCTGCTCGGATGATTGATTCCTCTAATTTGTAtgtgtaactagatgtaccgcagagcggtacaaaatataaccgccgcccagtccagcatattttttccacaaaaagaaatcacgctgaaaggcctatatgattctaactgtctcaataaattgcattatccacactcaattctcactggtatctgctagacaacaagtaccaaaacatgattagttcatagatttcacatgtaaaattcattttatacaaccccacctccatcttgcctgtttataattctgagaaattcttgattgtttgtgttatgtttatgtgtgtgtgtgtgtgtgtgtgtgtgtgtgtgtgtgtgcgtgcgtgtgtgtatgcgtgcgtgcttgtgtttgtgcctgtgacattactgtgaatgtatgtgtgtgtgtgtgtgtatctgtttgtgcacatgtgtgcacatgaaatgggttaacatgacccctggaggcaaacatacggaaaaaaatggtcatcctaggccctacagttctcaagatattcacagagaactgtgtctgccctaccctcctttcaggggggtccagtccagcgggggctacagatcaaaagaaaaaatgacggttccatgctatccatgtgggaatttacatgcccaccaagtttcgtgtacccgggtctttcagtgtccaggaatccttgttggtgtgcgtcactaaatgtacacataaattattttattgtaaggccccatgaacgaaagtacacaaaacttggcatgcattcgggggggtcataatgatcctacacttttaattttcgtgcagttttgaccttgtcagccagagatattgtgattaaaaacaccaaatttttgacttttaattttttttaactagggtggctatacatgaaataagtggtaatgggatgggttgacatgccccttaacatacataaaaaagatggacctcctagggccccacggttctcgagatattcacagaaaactgtctccgccacctacaggccagttggtgtttagtaacataaattaatttattgtgtggcccccatgagcgaattccacaaaacttggcgtgcatacagagggtgtcataatgatcatacacttccaatttcgtgcagttttgactatgttaggtcacagataccttcaattacaacacctcattttacttttttgtgtttaactaggtggctatacatgaaatgagtggttatggaaatgggttaacatgaccccttgagatcaacatacaaaaaaaatggtcatcctaaaccccacggtttcaagatattcacagaaaactgtgtctgcctccccctcctttttggggggggtccagtccagcgggggctacagatcaaaacgaaaaatgatggttccatgctatccatgtggggttacatgcccaccaagtttcgtgtaccctggtctttcagtgtcctgggaatcattGTTGgttatgcgtcactaaatgtacacataaattattttattgtaaggcccccatgaacgaaaagtacacaaaacttggcatgcattcggggggtcataatgatcctacacttttaatttcattgcagttttgaccttgtcagccagagatattgtgattaaaaacaccaaatttttgactttttaatttttaactaggtgggctatacatgaaataagtggtaatgggatgggttgacatgccccttaacatacataaaaaagatggacctcctaggccccacggttctcgagatattcacagaaaactgtctccggccacctacaggccagttggtgtttagtaacataaattaatttattgtgtggccccccatgaacggaattccacaaaacttggcgtgcatacagagggtgtcataatgatcatacacttccaatttcgtgcagttttgactatgttaggtcacagataccttcaattacaacacctcatttttacttttttgtgtttaactaggtggcgctatacatgaaatgagtggttatggaatgggttgacatggccccttgagatcaacatacaaaaaaaaatggtcctcctaaaccccacggttttcgagatattcacagaaaactgtgtctgccctaccctccttttggggggtccagtcaagcgggggggttacagatcaaaacgaaaaatgatggttccatgctatccatgtggggttacatgcccaccaagtttcgtgtaccctggtctttcagtgtcctgggactcattgacggaaatttgggcatgcgaaaaaaaaaaaaaaataaaaatctgactaaacctatatgaccgccgcttcgctgcgcggcggtcataataatccaCTGACTGGACTATTGAGGATAAATAAATATAAGACTTGGTGTCTGGAAAGTAAAAGAATACTTATGAGCTGAATTGATTTGACATCCCTGACCCttgcaaaacaaaaatataagaTTATCATGGGATGAATAGAAGACAAGGCACATACTGACCAAGTGTTTTCatacaaaaactcattttatttcaGTAAAAAAGTATACACAACTGTTGAGGGTTAAGATTCCTTAGACCCGTTTCTAACGTATATCCTTTTACATCCTAAATCTTGTACTTCATCCCCATCTGACTCCTACAGTACTGTGCAAATACACTTGTCCTACCATTATTCGTTAGCAAGACATTATGATATACAATAtaatacaaaacaatacaataataatacaaaataaaaacagtgaAGCAAATcttataaagaaaataaacgtCTTAACTGCCAGTTTGGCAAGAGGGAGAAAACAGCAATACATCTCATTGCTTTTACTAAGCAATAAAACACTGTCCATGACTTTAGGGCCCTATTTAGAAGATTTGATACAAAGCAAAAACAAGGTTACAGTGTGTAACAGTCCAATTAAAGCTCATAGATGAATGTTTGTCCACAACACACCGGACATCCTTTCAGATGGTCAATGAGGAGTCATTTTTGACTGTATGTCCTTCACATCCATCATTCTGATAATATGTGCGTGATTTGTTTCTGTTTGTAACAACAAAATAgcaaatttgttcacaataaaTTATTGTACATTAGGCGACCCACAACCCTCTCATTTGGCACTTTGGCATCAAATGAAAAGGTGAAGTTTCAGATCGCTTCTCTGTGAATATCCAGTGCTGAATGACACAAGGGACAGCTCACACCAGGTTCCCCTATGATAGAGATGAATCAAAATCTGACCTTGTCATTATGATGGGACTCCAAAGCCCTCAAAGTGGCAAGGAAACGGCGAGTGCATTGCCTCATTTTCACCAGTAGAGTCATACCTCACACAGCCGTACTGGTAGGCCTCCGCCTGCAGGGAATCGAACTGCAGGTCCAGCCACTGCCTGTGGGGGGTGCTGTTTCTGCTATTGTCCGTCAGGATGCGGTTCAGGGCCATGATGTAGCTGAGGGCCATCTGCAGCGTCTCGTACTTGGACAGCTTCTTGTCTTGGCCCCACTGCGGCACCACTTTGCGCAGACAGTCGAAGGCTGTGTTCAGACCctgcatcctcttcctctcccgaGCGTTTGCCGCCATCCGACGGCGCGATGCACTTTCAAACTTCTCAGGGCTCTTGGTGTCTGACTCTGAACCCGAGTCGGTGCAGCTTTGCCTGCGAGACTTCATTCTGGTGATCTGTTTAACGCTGAAACTCCCAGCTATGAAATTTAAAGAGAGGACCGTTTGCTCCGGTGAGAGGTGTCTGTAATGGGCCACAGCACAAGCAATTGTCTTGACAGAGTTAATCCTTATCCTGAGGCTGCTCAGTGCTGTGTAGTGAGTGCACTTGGTGAGGAGGAGACAAGGATGCTTTTATAGGATGGAGAGGTGAACAGGTGGCAGCAGGTGGGAGCTCCTCCCTCCACAGCAACAACCCctcccagtacacacacacacacacacccacacacaccccattattACTTGCTTTGCAAAATGAAttcatacacccacacatgtcTGGCTACATGAACACACCCATATATGACAGCGACAGCATTTGAGCACCCACTTCTCCTCCCCCATTCaaaacactccacacacacactaaatgaccccccccccccccaaatgtCACACACCCACTCAACCTTACATAACCCTGAGCCAACAGCCTCCTCCTTTTCCCCTAAACTCCTTCCCAAAATATGCTCTAACCTACATGGCTTTCCAATTGGTTGGTCTCAAAGCTTGTAACTAAATGGAAAGATGAGCACATGAAAATACACAACCTGCCATCTGCCCCGTCTAACCTTAACATACTGGGGGTCAATGCTGGGGGTCAATGTTAGGGCTCCATTGCAACATTGGGAACCCATGATTTTCAATTAGAACCCTGGGTTTGCTGATGGCTCGAAACAACTTTCTATGGTGTAGGGCCTCAGTGTTAATCTGTTTTCACTCTTTGTTCAGCTCCACTTACAGTACAACTTGATTAGTTTTTATTAGCCGTCACTTTATGGCCAATCATGCTCCTCACTGATCAAAACAATAGCTATTTTAGTTTTTGTATGATGTTTGGCCTGTAACTGAACTGGACTGCAGATATGGCAGATGTTAAATTGGAAACTCCTTTAATTAATTTGATGTACATATTCATAAGGGGGCAACTGCAACATTATCTGACTGCCATGGATATGAATTATGAAGATGACATCACAACTTGACTGAATCAGTACATGCACTTGCATACATTAATAAATTCATCATTAAgagattttgtattttaaaggtaaaattaattaaaggtaaaattgacaactTTTAATAATGTCTAGTGTGTGTAGCTTGTAGTGAGTGAATCCAAGGTTTGAGTCAAAACTGTATCTGTATTATTTTGTATATAAGCACATGACAAAGGGAAGAAATTGTTCAGTTTTACGGTTACCAGAATAAACACAGTATGTCACTAAATACATCCATCCCCACACCATCTGCTAATTAGCCTTGATTTGCCCTCCATAAACATAAGAGGCTTCAAAAAAATGTAGACAAGAGAAGGAATTAGCCAACAGTCAATTTCTACTTTTTCTATGCATTTTGTATGAGGTTTGTACTTACTTATTTTAGTACTTAATGGAAAGCCATTGCCACATTTAGCATACTTTCTGAAATATGACTCAAATACACCATTTGCAATTCATGACATCATTTCAtatttttggaaaaaaaatatatgtttcatTAAGAAGTGGATAATTTATTAATCTATTCTTAGATTGTTGTTTTACTGAGGGGACCCAGCTTGCCTTACAGGCACTGGTGGTTTGATTATATATGGCTATTGACAAAACATAATATGTGGGATACATTAGTGTTTCTTATGTATAGGGGGGAAGGGGAACATAAACAATTAATAATTGATCTGTCCAGTGGTCTGAGGAAATGGAAGAGACAGAATAATTTAGTGAACTGTCAGTTGTCTCCATCTGTCAGCTGTGAATTCAGCTATCATGAACATAGTTCAGataacacacgcacagacatgcacacacacatacttcaaaAATGTCGATCAAACAGACAGTTTGAGGAGATAAAAAGTtcatgtatataatatgtagtATTAGTGTATATGCATTCAAATATTCTattgcaatgtgatgcaaaacaaatattttgtttaaagaGGGTCCAGTGTAAATGGAGAAtgatttaattcaattcaattgcaAGCTCAAAACAAGCTGTTCTTCAGAGCCATTCAGTGTACTGGGATCAATGCAAATCTAAATATAACTATCCAATAAATCCAATATCATGGCAACTACATCGTTTTCACTGCTGAACATACAATCAACAAATGATCACCCGGAGGACATCATGGTGAGCTGTCTGGTTGTGTTTTTTGCCAAACTAAGTGATTCTGTTGTGCAATTAGGCATATGAATCCACTCCACCAGTTTGGCTCATTGATTAAAGATTTGGGGCTGGAGAGCCAGCTGCTGGGTGTCCTTTTTAAAGGTCCCGTCTCAGACATGTCGCTCTGCTTTGCTTGTTTTTCTGCCCATCATGTGACCAGCTTGTCTGGGGCCACTG
Proteins encoded:
- the pkd2l1 gene encoding polycystic kidney disease 2-like 1 protein isoform X2 translates to MQYLNNRSESHLSSPAECELDTLGKGSGGGWVNQAYSGSTPSIPRAVSTVYTPQSLFHSSMDSMCTLGIPGSNPYPSAEAKVQHQPAKSKKNSGCCSCLWRGIKGIWGTTLTEDTKGNRELYVKTTLRELLVYIVFLVDICLLTYGMTSSSTYYYTKVMTDLFVNTAGDSGVTFQSIGSMADFWTYAQGPLVNGLYWTKWYNDQPLNYSSQSFIYYENMLLGVPRMRQLKVKNNSCKVHKDFQNEIVDCFDVYSDKKEDEQVFGLINGTAWQYHTENSIKGSNHWGMLTTYSGAGYYQDLGKTKQESEELLEAMKANLWLNRGTRAVFIDFSTYNANINLFCVIRLLVEFPATGGAIPSYQIRTVKLIRYINTWDYFIIGCEMIFCLFILYYIVEEILELRIHKLSYFSSIWNILDVVVILLALVAIVFNVFRTVKVDKLLGKLLEEPDIYADFEFLSFWQTQYNNMNAVNLFFAWIKIFKYISFNKTMTQLSSTLARCAADILGFAIMFFIVFFAYAQLGYLLFGTEVESFSTFNKCIFTQFRIILGDFDYDAIERANRVLGPIYFFTYVFFVFFVLLNMFLAIINDTYSEVKEELASQKDELQITDIIKQSYEKTFMKLKLKKERISDVQKALRSGSEELEFKDFRETLKEMGHADNEISAAFARFDKDGNNILDKDEQERMKRELEEKRDALSEELNNLGENLSTNNSPHKNAEHRSSAVSQEDFQMLVRQVVQLECTVMTIMSRMDAVMGNRELQSTNKGAVGRGRSDDERSDGNVLVNVDSPQVLKEGSPLWSLTSTGGNATAGRLYPNMEWLKSPENTNSTRH
- the pkd2l1 gene encoding polycystic kidney disease 2-like 1 protein isoform X3, whose product is MQYLNNRSESHLSSPAECELDTLGKGSGGGWVNQAYSGSTPSIPRAVSTVYTPQSLFHSSMDSMCTLGIPGSNPYPSAEAKVQHQPAKSKKNSGCCSCLWRGIKGIWGTTLTEDTKGNRELYVKTTLRELLVYIVFLVDICLLTYGMTSSSTYYYTKVMTDLFVNTAGDSGVTFQSIGSMADFWTYAQGPLVNGLYWTKWYNDQPLNYSSQSFIYYENMLLGVPRMRQLKVKNNSCKVHKDFQNEIVDCFDVYSDKKEDEQVFGLINGTAWQYHTENSIKGSNHWGMLTTYSGAGYYQDLGKTKQESEELLEAMKANLWLNRGTRAVFIDFSTYNANINLFCVIRLLVEFPATGGAIPSYQIRTVKLIRYINTWDYFIIGCEMIFCLFILYYIVEEILELRIHKLSYFSSIWNILDVVVILLALVAIVFNVFRTVKVDKLLGKLLEEPDIYADFEFLSFWQTQYNNMNAVNLFFAWIKIFKYISFNKTMTQLSSTLARCAADILGFAIMFFIVFFAYAQLGYLLFGTEVESFSTFNKCIFTQFRIILGDFDYDAIERANRVLGPIYFFTYVFFVFFVLLNMFLAIINDTYSEVKEELASQKDELQITDIIKQSYEKTFMKLKLKKERISDVQKALRSGSEELEFKDFRETLKEMGHADNEISAAFARFDKDGNNILDKDEQERMKRELEEKRDALSEELNNLGENLSTNNSPHKNAEHRSSAVSQEDFQMLVRQVVQLECTVMTIMSRMDAVMGNRELQSTNKGAVGRGRSDRSDGNVLVNVDSPQVLKEGSPLWSLTSTGGNATAGRLYPNMEWLKSPENTNSTRH